In Chitinophaga sp. H8, the sequence TGTTGATCATCTTTGTATCTGTCCGGGCACCGCCGTCACCGGTATTGCCCAGGTCATCGGCAATGGCAGTAATAGTAGCTGCACCATAATAGTTGGCTCCTGGTCTATACGTCAGTGTTGACAAAGCAGCATTGACGTTAGCAGGTGTACCTTGTATTTCCATTGCAATCACGTTAGTCCCAGGCGCTCCGGTAATGAAGGTGATACCTCCTAATGATGTCAGTGACATGAGGCCTTGGGTAGCCGTCAGTTTCATGCGCATGGGAGAGCTGGTGTTATCCACATCACTGGTGCTGATGCTATTGGCGAGATTAAATACCAGGATGGTATTCATATCCACGCTTATGGTAGCAGGCGCGAAGATGACCGGCGCATCATTTACAGCAATGATATTGATGGTAAATGTGGAAGTACTTACATTTTCACTACCCGTACCGGTATTACCCTTATCGTTATAGCTGATGGTGCAGATAATACCACCGGCAGTACTGTTCAGCGCAGTCGTGTAAAACACATTATCTCCGGCACAGAAGGCATTGATATCTGTAATGGTACCAGACAGTACCGCTGCATTGGTACCACTGCCACTCACACTTACCCCACCGCTACCGGTTGCGCTGATGGTGCCTGAACCATTGGGTACAGCTACCGTCACTTCTACAATACCGGTTCCGGCATCCACATCTGCGAAGGCCAGTGGTGTGATAGCTGTAGCAACATCTTCCCTTACAGAGAATGGAGAAGCCGGAACAGTTGGGGTGGCCCCTGCATCGTTTACACCATTGATATGTAGTACCACAGTGGCTGTAGCCTTCTTAGTCCCCCCACTGCCTGTGTTACCTAAATCGCTCAGGCTTAAGTTCAGGTTGATATCACCATTGAGGTTGAGTGCTGGTGTATAGGTAAGATTATTACCTGCGATATACGTGTTGATATCGGCCAGCTTACCAGTCAGGATGACGGTGTTAAAAGACGTACCTACCGCAATAGAACCAGAAACAGCTGCATTAAGCGTACCTGTACCAGGAGACAGCGTGAAGGTAAGTTGTACGTCATTGGGATCCGCATCTACGTCAGCTACTGTGATACCGTTGATGTGGGCAGTTACGTCTTCTGTCAGGTTGATCGGTGTGGTGACAGTAAGGGTTGGCGCATCATTGACAGCGATAAACCGCAGGTTTTGAGTGATCCGTGCACTTTCACTGTTTGCATCTCCACTGGTACCCGGATCGATACCGGTGTTGCCCTGGTCATTGATGTCGATGGTCAGGGATACATCTATGGTGTTGTCAGCTACCGGTATATACGTCAGGTTTCCTGCATTAATATAGGTATTGATGTTTGCGATGGTACCTGTCATTACCAATATAGCTGCCCCTGTGCCAGTTACAGTTACGCCTCCCCCGCTGTCGCCTGTGATAGTACCGGAAGGAACCATGTAAATAACTTTTACAGCACTATTACCTGCATCGACATCAGTGAAAGAAACGCCGTTTAATGTCAGTGGCTGATCTTCCGTACCAACAATACTGGCAGCGTAGGTAATACCCGGGGCATCATTTACAGCCGCATAATTAACAGTAATTGTTTTGGTATCTGTAAGGTTACCACCACCGGTTCCCCCATTATCATCGAAGGTTACCGTAACAGTGGCAGCGCCATTGTAATTTAGTTGAGGGAATAACATAATTTTATTACCAGCTACACTATTACCAACATATAAATTGAGGTCATCCATTTTACCACTTAACACAAGGGTGTTGGTGTTGTTCCCAGATACGATTGTGACAGGAGCTCCGGCAACTGAAGCTGCAGCGTAGAGGGTACCATGATCTGTGGTAAGTGTTAAGGTGCCAATAGTATTCAAAATATCAATATCCGCCAGTGTGATGTTGTTAATTAAGATCTGGTTATCCTCATTAATGCTAAGCGGATTGGGACTGATGGCTACTGTTGGCGCATGGTTGGCAGCTAAGAAGTTTATTGTAAACAGCTCCATGGCTGACTGAGGACCATCTGAGCCAGTGTGGCCACCATCATTTAATATGCCTTTAATGGTTACTACACCAGTGCGGCCATGCGAAGGCGTATAGGTGATTTTGTTACCGGCAATAAATGTATTCAGCGCTGCAACGGAGCCGGTCAATATCAGTGAAGAAGTGCTACTGCCGGCTACGGTTACGTTGCCACCGGCAACTGCAGTAAACGTGCCCAATGCATCGTCCGTGAGCGTCAATGTTTCATCGCCACCATTATCATCGTCATCACGTGCTGTAAAGGCATTAATGAAGACAGGGGTATTTTCCGTGCCATTCACAGTGGCCGGATTAGCTAAAAGAGCAGGAACATCATTGGTAGCTGTAATACTTACGGTTACGATGGCAGGGCCGCTTATACCGCCATCCCCATCATCCATGGTGAACCGTATATTCCGCGTGTCACTCACCCTGGTAGGGTTATCATCAAGAGAACTGTAAGCAATGGCCCTGAATACCTGTGAAGCTATCGCAGGAGAAACAGTGATTGAATTAAAAGTAATCACCAATGGGTTATTGCCAGTGCCGCCAGTGATGGTACCGATTGCTGCACCGTTGTAGTTAAGGGTACTACCAGTTACTGATATGGTACCAATATTTTGTACAGATAAGACGTCGCCAACTGTATAGCCAGTCAAAAAAGAGACCGTAATATTACCTCCATCAAAATCAGGAGAATCACCATCACTGACAACAGCATTGCCGCCGACATCCAGGATGTTGGGAAAAGCCTGTTCCAAATATGAAACCATGTCACCATTAAGGTTGACAATGGTAGGTGCTACGTTGGCCAATGAGGGGGAGTTGGGGGTGGCATTGCCGGAATCGCCAGTGACCAACCTCATCAGGATCGCTGACGTAACCGGAAGTGGATTAGCACCCGCCACCTGAAAGGTATTTTGTGCCATCAGGAATTGAGAAAATCCTGTAATGATTATTAGCAACAAACAATGGCGGGATACAAAGATAATACGCCTGTTACCCCAGTGGCGTCTGGGTTGAATGTAAAAATCCTCCATAAAAACATTTACGAGTTACGAACTATTATTTATGCATCGGTATTATATGCAGGGATAAGGGTTTAACCATCCGGTCACTAGCAACGCCACATCTGTAGCCTGATTTGGTATCGGGTCCAGGATATGCCACCATTACTTACAATAATTTTCCTACCTGATAAAGTCAGCTGATCAGTAGTCAATGGCTGTGTTGAAAAATGAGTGTTTCTGCAGGGTTCTTCTATAGAGATATGGATAAGATTTTGGTTAATCATAACATTTACTTTATTGCCTGTCCGATCTATAACAGCTTTGATTGTTATGCTTGTTTCATGACCTGGCAAGGCAAAAAGGTCAGGGATTTCCTGGGTATTTTAGGTGTAATTCGGTCACTAAGATAGAGATATTTTTAATTTTCCAATGATTGTGGAAGAAAAACCTGTCCGGCGGTGGATACGGCCAGTTATAAAACAAGCTATGTACACTTTAAATAAAGTGTACATAGCTTGTAAGGTACTATGAGAGGCTGTTATCCTTTCCAGGGCCCCGTAATGGCCAGTGTTAAACCGGGAGATTGGATATTTACGAACAGGGTTTTCCCTGATGGCGAAAACACCGGTCCGGCAAATTCCGATTCACGGTAACCAATATTCTTTGCAATAGGGTACAATTTCCCTTCCGCAGTAATTCCAATAATTCTAGGGTCACTTTTATCTTCGCAGATGATCACATCCCCCCAGGGTGCAATGGTGAGATTATCGCAATTCTGGAACATATTCACATCATTAGGTTCAATAAATAACTCCAGTTTACCCGGACTTTCCTTTTCCCTGGGCTGCCCTTCGTACTTACTCGGTATATACTTGAATATCTGACCTTTTGCATTTTTGCCACCTGAAGTACACGCAAAGAAAAGCTCATGCTGCCCGTACCAAATGCCTTCAGCATTTGCAAAAGTAGCTGCGCCCATTTTGGCACCCCGTAGCCGGAGGTCATTGTCTGGTGCTTCCACGTTATCCAGATCCACCCATTCCACCTCAAACTGTTTCTTAACAGGAAATGTATCCCGGCTACCAGGCCAGTTGCGGGTATCTGCCCCTTTCCATTCCTTAATCACCAGGCACTGGAGTTTTCCACCTTTATGCAGTTTTCCAAATTCTTCCGGCAGGTATCTATAGAAAACGGAGTTCCCTGCATCTTCCGTCTGATAAACGATGCCTGTTTCGGGATGTACCGCCACTGCCTCATGTATGAAACGCCCCATCGCTTTAATCGGCACAGGCTTAACAGCGCGGACCTTATCAGACACCGGTACTTCAAAATTATATCCGTGGTCTTTCTCCAGTGTTCCATTGAAATCCCCCCTTCTGTTGTCAATTTCTTCACAACTGATCCAGGAATTCCAGGGCGTAACTCCACCTGCACAATTGCGGATTGTACCTGCCAGGCTCAGGTATTCCAGCTCGACCTGCTGTGAAGCTTCATTGTAAAGGAATGTAGTGGTTCCTCCAACACAGGTAGTGGTTCCTTTACCATAATCATAAATAAGGTCTTTATCTATTTTGTGGATGTTGGCGTTATTTTTTCCGAAAGGACCTGCGCCATGCGATCCGGCTGTAAGTTCATGATTCCGGATCAACATCACTTTATTCTGCCCCCATTTGAATGCCCCCATACCATCGTGGGCTCCGGGCACAATCAGTCCGTCACTCATC encodes:
- a CDS encoding alkaline phosphatase PhoX, translated to MQQTRRNFLKLSGIVSLGFLGLDRFSAHAATGEFPAMYADPGYGPLLRNADGLLDLPKGFSCKIISRKGDTMSDGLIVPGAHDGMGAFKWGQNKVMLIRNHELTAGSHGAGPFGKNNANIHKIDKDLIYDYGKGTTTCVGGTTTFLYNEASQQVELEYLSLAGTIRNCAGGVTPWNSWISCEEIDNRRGDFNGTLEKDHGYNFEVPVSDKVRAVKPVPIKAMGRFIHEAVAVHPETGIVYQTEDAGNSVFYRYLPEEFGKLHKGGKLQCLVIKEWKGADTRNWPGSRDTFPVKKQFEVEWVDLDNVEAPDNDLRLRGAKMGAATFANAEGIWYGQHELFFACTSGGKNAKGQIFKYIPSKYEGQPREKESPGKLELFIEPNDVNMFQNCDNLTIAPWGDVIICEDKSDPRIIGITAEGKLYPIAKNIGYRESEFAGPVFSPSGKTLFVNIQSPGLTLAITGPWKG